In one Desulfoferula mesophila genomic region, the following are encoded:
- a CDS encoding bile acid:sodium symporter family protein: MQRIWNLLRDRNFVFMAALVCGLAAGQGAAYTQPLVIPSLAMVMTLATLSISGSLFRQPRRLMRPAVTGMLLSYLVQGGVILLLAWWLVPEPAYWQGLVVLAAVPPAVVVMPLAVCLDGDPDYSLVAMSGAYVGGLLLIPLIFLAFFGGEHLFRPELFFIILTLIVAPMAISRLILWRGWEGPILRWRGGITNWGFFLVLYTIVGLNRQVFLHEPWQLLHLIFLALASTLLVGEIVLWAARRRGLDPQRAKAMMLIASMKNYGLASGLCLALFGPTAAVPTTVATIAFVPYLLWLSWRLRPARA, from the coding sequence ATGCAGCGCATCTGGAATTTACTTCGCGACCGCAATTTCGTCTTCATGGCGGCCCTGGTGTGCGGCCTGGCCGCGGGCCAGGGAGCGGCCTACACCCAGCCCCTGGTGATTCCCTCCCTGGCCATGGTCATGACCCTGGCCACCTTGTCCATTTCGGGGTCGTTGTTTCGCCAACCGCGAAGGCTCATGCGTCCGGCCGTAACCGGCATGCTGTTGAGTTATTTGGTGCAGGGCGGGGTGATCCTGCTCTTGGCCTGGTGGCTGGTGCCGGAGCCGGCCTATTGGCAAGGACTGGTGGTGCTGGCCGCGGTGCCGCCCGCGGTGGTGGTCATGCCCCTGGCCGTGTGCCTGGACGGCGACCCGGACTACAGCCTGGTGGCCATGTCCGGGGCCTATGTGGGGGGGCTGTTGCTGATACCCCTCATCTTCCTGGCCTTCTTCGGGGGTGAGCATCTGTTCCGCCCCGAACTTTTTTTCATCATCCTCACGCTCATCGTGGCGCCCATGGCCATCTCGCGCCTCATCCTGTGGCGCGGCTGGGAGGGGCCCATCCTGCGCTGGCGGGGCGGCATAACCAACTGGGGATTTTTCCTGGTGCTCTACACCATCGTGGGCCTGAACCGCCAGGTCTTTTTGCACGAGCCATGGCAGTTGTTGCACCTGATCTTTCTGGCCCTGGCCAGCACCCTGCTCGTGGGCGAAATAGTGCTGTGGGCGGCCCGCCGCCGGGGATTGGACCCGCAACGAGCCAAGGCCATGATGCTCATCGCCAGCATGAAAAACTACGGCCTGGCCTCTGGCTTGTGCCTGGCCCTTTTCGGCCCCACCGCCGCGGTGCCCACCACCGTGGCCACCATCGCCTTCGTGCCCTATCTGCTGTGGCTCAGTTGGCGCCTGCGCCCGGCCCGGGCCTAG
- a CDS encoding phenylacetate--CoA ligase family protein — protein MGEIDRTTGYWRPELETSDPQARQEYLDGKVAEIVAHAYAHAPGFKAKMDSVGAQPGDVTKVADLARLPITEKSDLVKIQQADVPFGGLMAGDMSHVRRIYVSPGPIYEPGDRAYADDRWTQALYAGGFRPGDIAQVTFNFNLVPFAFNLDESLNRLGCVSIPAGVGNTELQVQIMKDLQVQGYLGTPSFLAALADKAEALGYDLHKDLNLQVAFVAAEMLPESLRTSLQERLGMVIRQSYGTAELNCLSFECQHMGGMHLAQDCVVEVMDPQSGQPVEPGEVGEVVATIFDKTYPLIRLGTGDLTSLTYDTCACGRTAPKMTGVLGRVDQVTKVRGMFVHPSGVQQVAAKFPEVKMYQLVVTREANQDVMTLACELADPSADREMLRSGLEKEIKEVLRVKGQVNFQEPGSLPEGCKVIDDRRKWD, from the coding sequence ATGGGGGAAATAGATCGCACCACGGGATATTGGCGGCCGGAGCTGGAGACCAGCGATCCTCAGGCCCGCCAAGAATACCTGGACGGCAAGGTGGCCGAGATCGTGGCCCACGCCTATGCCCACGCGCCCGGCTTCAAGGCCAAAATGGATTCGGTGGGGGCCCAACCCGGGGACGTGACCAAAGTGGCCGACCTGGCCAGGCTGCCCATCACCGAAAAAAGCGATCTAGTCAAGATACAGCAGGCCGATGTTCCCTTCGGCGGGCTCATGGCCGGAGACATGTCTCACGTGCGGCGCATCTATGTCTCTCCCGGTCCCATCTACGAGCCGGGCGACCGGGCCTATGCCGATGACCGCTGGACCCAGGCCCTTTACGCCGGAGGTTTCAGGCCGGGCGACATCGCCCAAGTGACCTTCAACTTCAACCTGGTGCCCTTTGCCTTCAACCTGGACGAGTCTCTCAACCGCCTGGGCTGCGTAAGCATTCCCGCCGGGGTGGGCAACACCGAGCTTCAGGTGCAGATCATGAAGGACCTCCAGGTGCAAGGCTACCTGGGCACTCCCAGCTTCCTGGCCGCCCTGGCCGACAAGGCCGAGGCCTTGGGCTATGACCTGCACAAGGACCTCAACCTGCAGGTGGCCTTCGTGGCCGCCGAGATGCTGCCCGAGAGCCTGCGGACCTCCTTGCAGGAGCGCCTGGGCATGGTCATCCGCCAGAGCTACGGCACGGCGGAGCTAAACTGCCTGAGCTTCGAGTGCCAGCACATGGGCGGCATGCACCTGGCCCAGGACTGCGTGGTGGAGGTGATGGACCCGCAGAGCGGCCAGCCGGTGGAGCCCGGCGAGGTGGGCGAGGTGGTGGCCACCATCTTTGACAAGACCTATCCCCTGATCCGCTTGGGCACCGGCGACCTCACTTCCCTGACCTACGACACCTGCGCCTGCGGGCGCACCGCGCCCAAGATGACCGGGGTGCTGGGTCGGGTGGACCAGGTGACCAAGGTCCGGGGCATGTTCGTGCATCCCTCTGGGGTGCAACAGGTGGCCGCCAAGTTCCCCGAGGTCAAAATGTATCAGCTGGTGGTTACCCGCGAGGCCAACCAGGACGTCATGACCCTGGCCTGCGAGCTGGCCGACCCCAGCGCGGACCGGGAGATGCTGCGGAGCGGCCTGGAAAAAGAAATCAAGGAAGTGCTGCGGGTCAAGGGCCAGGTGAACTTCCAGGAACCGGGCAGTTTGCCCGAGGGGTGCAAGGTTATCGACGACCGCCGCAAGTGGGATTAG
- a CDS encoding ABC transporter ATP-binding protein: protein MPLLSVNNIEVIYDDVILVLKGLSLSVEEGQIVAVLGANGAGKTTTLKAISGLLKTEEGEVTDGTIEFGGEKINGLDPELIVKRGIFQVMEGRRVFEDLTAKENLVAAAHTQRCSRGELDKRIEQVYHYFPRLKEREHGLAGYLSGGEQQMLVIGRGMMAKPRLMMLDEPSLGLSPLLVSEIFEIIVKLNKDLGTTILLVEQNARMALNIADHGYIMENGKIVLDDTTDKLKNNEDVKRFYLGMTDVGTKRSYRDVKHYKRRKRWLT from the coding sequence ATGCCGCTGCTGTCGGTGAACAACATCGAGGTCATCTATGACGACGTGATCCTGGTGCTCAAGGGTCTGTCGCTCAGCGTGGAAGAGGGCCAGATCGTAGCTGTCCTGGGGGCCAACGGCGCGGGCAAGACCACCACCCTCAAGGCCATCAGCGGCCTTTTAAAGACCGAAGAGGGGGAGGTCACCGACGGGACCATAGAGTTCGGCGGGGAAAAGATCAACGGCCTGGACCCGGAGCTGATCGTCAAGCGGGGCATCTTCCAGGTCATGGAAGGACGCCGGGTTTTCGAGGACCTCACGGCCAAGGAAAACCTGGTGGCCGCCGCCCACACCCAGCGCTGCAGCCGGGGCGAGTTGGACAAGCGCATCGAGCAGGTCTACCACTACTTCCCCCGGCTCAAGGAGCGCGAGCACGGCCTGGCCGGCTACCTGAGCGGCGGGGAGCAGCAGATGCTGGTCATCGGACGGGGCATGATGGCCAAACCGCGCCTGATGATGCTCGACGAGCCCTCCCTGGGCCTCAGCCCCCTGTTGGTCAGCGAGATCTTCGAGATCATCGTCAAGCTCAACAAGGATCTGGGCACCACCATATTGCTGGTGGAGCAGAACGCCCGCATGGCGCTCAACATCGCCGACCATGGCTACATCATGGAAAACGGCAAGATCGTCCTGGACGACACCACCGACAAGCTAAAGAACAACGAGGACGTCAAACGCTTTTACCTGGGCATGACCGACGTGGGCACCAAGCGCTCCTACCGCGACGTGAAACATTACAAGCGCCGCAAGCGCTGGCTGACCTAG
- a CDS encoding ABC transporter substrate-binding protein, whose product MQRKLLVTALAVALCLAFTPLAMAKEIKVGGLFDITGPTGAVGKDYAAGAVAGEKYWNQKNVLGGDMLKLIPNDYAYKIPEAVNLYKKYKDVDRVFVIQGWGTGDTNALRPLVNKDKIVFFSASYDGNLTDPKKNPYNFFIGTSYSTAIRLAMIYAKDQGAKKVVFIYPDHPYGKNPIPAGKDYAKKLGLQIGPDEIVNLRAIDATSQLLNMKKFNPDFAWIGGTTPSTAVIIKDAAKHNLGTKFMINCWGFDENLPRLAGKAAEGRAFGMLPVAPFGANVPGMKDVVAAAGDKPTTLHFVKSWVSMMVMVEGLKKAKAAGKLNGPGLKAALETIKDFNTGGLCAPITYTSTDHRPNTSMAIGGVKDGKIYLVKDVNFPRQKAYIGW is encoded by the coding sequence ATGCAGAGGAAACTTTTGGTGACGGCTCTGGCCGTGGCCCTGTGCCTGGCGTTTACGCCGCTGGCCATGGCCAAGGAAATCAAGGTAGGCGGACTGTTTGATATCACGGGCCCCACGGGCGCGGTGGGCAAGGACTACGCCGCCGGAGCGGTGGCCGGCGAGAAATACTGGAACCAGAAAAACGTCCTGGGCGGGGACATGCTCAAGCTTATCCCCAACGACTACGCCTACAAGATTCCCGAGGCGGTCAACCTGTACAAGAAGTACAAGGACGTGGACCGGGTCTTCGTGATCCAGGGTTGGGGGACCGGCGACACCAACGCTCTGAGGCCCCTGGTCAACAAGGACAAGATCGTCTTCTTCAGCGCCTCCTATGACGGCAACCTGACCGACCCCAAGAAAAATCCCTACAACTTCTTCATCGGTACCAGCTACTCCACCGCCATCCGCCTGGCCATGATCTACGCCAAGGATCAGGGCGCCAAGAAGGTGGTCTTCATCTACCCCGACCACCCCTATGGCAAGAACCCCATCCCGGCCGGCAAGGACTACGCCAAGAAGCTGGGGCTGCAGATTGGTCCTGACGAGATCGTCAACCTGCGGGCCATCGACGCCACCAGCCAGCTTCTGAACATGAAGAAGTTCAACCCGGATTTCGCCTGGATCGGCGGCACCACCCCCTCCACCGCGGTGATCATCAAGGACGCGGCCAAGCACAACTTGGGCACCAAGTTCATGATCAACTGCTGGGGCTTTGACGAGAACCTGCCCCGCCTGGCGGGCAAGGCCGCCGAGGGCCGCGCCTTTGGCATGCTGCCCGTGGCGCCCTTTGGGGCCAACGTGCCCGGCATGAAGGACGTGGTGGCCGCGGCCGGCGACAAGCCCACCACCCTGCACTTCGTCAAGAGCTGGGTGTCCATGATGGTCATGGTCGAGGGCCTGAAGAAGGCCAAGGCCGCCGGCAAGCTCAACGGACCGGGCCTCAAGGCCGCCCTGGAGACCATCAAGGACTTTAACACCGGCGGGCTGTGCGCCCCCATCACCTACACCAGCACGGACCACCGTCCCAACACCAGCATGGCCATTGGTGGCGTCAAGGACGGCAAGATCTACCTGGTCAAGGACGTGAACTTCCCGCGCCAGAAAGCCTATATCGGCTGGTAG
- a CDS encoding branched-chain amino acid ABC transporter permease, whose protein sequence is MPCGLFFETYQKDESIFPTLWLKVWMIALGLFLLTFPFFSQTVSDWLGINVLNLFNLIFIYIVGAHGLNLLTGYTGQISLGHGAFMGVGAYTAGILANLGWPFWLALPAAGLMAAAVGMIFGIPSLRLRGLYLAIATLAAQFILDYAMRNWSSLTGGSSGLIVPAASIGSLTFDNDFNFYFLALGFAVLATMYLKNITRTRTGRAFVAVRDRYLSAEVIGVNLFKYRIMSFGISSFMVGIAGGLWAYYITIISDEHFTMWLSVQYLAMIIVGGLGSVLGSIYGVVFMVTLPELLRLPAEALTNVYPDIFVIFSSLREMVFGIIVIIFLIFEPDGLAARWHTVRAYWKLWPFSY, encoded by the coding sequence ATGCCCTGCGGCCTTTTCTTCGAGACTTATCAAAAGGACGAAAGCATCTTCCCGACCTTGTGGCTCAAGGTCTGGATGATCGCCTTGGGCCTGTTTCTGCTGACCTTTCCCTTTTTCTCCCAGACGGTGAGCGATTGGCTGGGCATCAACGTGCTCAACCTTTTCAACCTCATCTTCATCTATATCGTGGGGGCCCATGGACTCAACCTGCTCACCGGCTACACCGGCCAGATCTCCCTGGGCCACGGGGCCTTCATGGGAGTGGGGGCCTACACGGCGGGCATCCTGGCCAATCTGGGTTGGCCCTTCTGGCTGGCCCTGCCCGCGGCCGGGCTCATGGCCGCGGCGGTGGGCATGATCTTCGGCATCCCCTCGCTTCGCCTGCGCGGGCTCTACCTGGCCATCGCCACCTTGGCCGCCCAATTCATCCTGGACTACGCCATGCGCAACTGGTCTTCGCTGACCGGCGGCTCCAGCGGCCTGATCGTGCCCGCGGCCAGCATCGGCAGCCTCACCTTTGACAACGACTTCAACTTCTACTTCCTGGCCTTGGGCTTTGCGGTGCTGGCCACCATGTATCTCAAAAACATCACCCGCACCCGTACCGGCCGCGCCTTCGTGGCGGTGCGCGACCGCTATCTGTCGGCCGAGGTGATCGGGGTGAACCTGTTCAAGTACCGCATCATGAGCTTCGGCATCAGCTCTTTCATGGTGGGCATCGCCGGCGGCCTGTGGGCCTACTACATCACCATCATCAGCGACGAGCACTTCACCATGTGGCTCAGCGTGCAGTACCTGGCCATGATCATCGTGGGCGGCCTGGGCTCGGTGCTGGGCTCCATCTACGGCGTGGTGTTCATGGTGACCCTGCCCGAGCTGCTGCGCCTGCCGGCCGAGGCCCTTACCAACGTGTATCCCGACATCTTCGTCATCTTCTCCAGTCTCAGGGAGATGGTTTTCGGCATCATCGTCATTATTTTCCTGATCTTCGAGCCCGACGGGCTGGCCGCGCGCTGGCACACCGTCCGGGCCTATTGGAAATTATGGCCGTTTTCTTATTAA